Proteins encoded within one genomic window of Neodiprion fabricii isolate iyNeoFabr1 chromosome 6, iyNeoFabr1.1, whole genome shotgun sequence:
- the LOC124184883 gene encoding uncharacterized protein LOC124184883 encodes MEEEMLNIQTPVVFDESIAHQEIHAHKPYASSIFNNSDEIRKTVQHQDLCVLPSKSSLHISEKLLKSDGTAAAITTSVNNAICHLFEDVRYELHAVEIDKCKNVGLTSLLKGFASLNPGQSWLMENAGWLDVQETKRLTDADGNFDVVIPLSMILGFAEDYRKIIVNAKHELILTRSKSDLNAIVQNQDEDFRIEIDQVEWLILYVKLSDQRKIALLNYIEKDTPVSMSFRSWELYEYPLLPATTKHVWTVKTSTHLEKPRFVMLGFQTNRKNKAGKNASHLDHCNITDVKLFLNSEYYPYGNLNLDMSHNRFALLYEMYANFQATYYGKEPEPLLTKSEFLQYEPLIFIDCSKQNEALKSGPVDIRIEFEAKNNFPTGTSAYCLILHDRIIEYNPLSGGVRKLVEKP; translated from the coding sequence atggagGAGGAAATGTTGAACATTCAAACACCTGTCGTATTCGACGAATCAATCGCCCACCAAGaaatacacgcacacaaacCGTACGCAtcgtcaattttcaacaacagcgatgagaTTCGAAAgaccgttcagcatcaggatttatgcgtATTACCGAGCAAGAGTTCGCTGCATATCTCTGAAAAATTGCTCAAATCGGACGGTACTGCAGCAGCGATCACAACTTCAGTCAATAACGCCATCTGTCATTTGTTCGAAGATGTACGGTACGAACTACACGCTGTAGAGATtgataaatgtaaaaacgttGGTCTGACCAGCCTGCTGAAAGGTTTCGCTTCGCTCAACCCTGGTCAAAGTTGGCTTATGGAAAATgctggatggctcgatgttcaggaaacgaaaaGATTAACTGATGCCGATGGCAACTTTGACGTAGTTATTCCCTTGAGCATGATATTGGGCTTCGCTGAAGACTATCGCAAGATCATCGTTAACGCAAAACACGAGCTGATTCTTACAAGAtcaaaaagtgatttaaatgcCATCGTTCAAAATCAAGACGAAGACTTTAGAATTGAGATCGATCAGGTAGAATGGTTAATACTCTATGTGAAGCTCTCGGATCAACGAAAAATCGCACTGTTGAATTACATTGAAAAAGATACACCAGTCTccatgagcttccgcagttgggagttgtacgaatatcctttGCTACCGGCAAccacgaaacacgtttggactgtgaaaacgtCCACCCATTTGGAAAAACCGCGATTTGTCATGCTcggttttcaaacgaatcgaaaaaacaaagccGGCAAAAATGCCAGTCATCTTGATCACTGTAACATTACTGACGTCAAGCTCTTCTTGAATTCCGAGtattatccgtacggtaacctgaacttgGACATGAGTCACAATCGCTTTGCAttactgtacgagatgtacgcaaactttcaAGCCACCTATTACGGCAAAGAACCCGAGCCTCTGTTGACGAAGAGCGAATTTCTACAGTACGAAcctttgattttcatcgactgttcaaaacaaaacgaggCTCTGAAATCTGGACCGGTAGATATTCGTATCGAATTTGAGGCGAAGAATAACTTTCCTACCGGTACATCTGCCTACTGCTTGATTTTACATGatcgtataattgaatataacccGCTGAGTGGTGGGGTGAGAAAATTGGTAGAAAAACCTTGA